In the Agromyces flavus genome, GATGCGCGTTCCGGTACCGGTCGGCTCGATCGTCGAGCTCAACGCGACCGTGTCGAAGGCGGTCACGCGCGACGAGATCCTCGCGGCCTACCGCGCGGCGGCCGAGGGCCCGCTCGAGGGCGTGCTCGAGTACTCCGAGGAGGCGCTCGTCTCGAGCGACATCGTCGGCAACCCGCACTCGTCGATCTTCGACGCCGAGCTCACGCGCGTCGACGGCAAGCACGTCAAGGTCGTCGCCTGGTACGACAACGAGTGGGGCTTCTCGAACCGCGTGATCGACTCGCTGCAGCTGCTCGCGGCCTGACGCGAGCCACCGACTCCGGTCGGTCCGGGAAGCCGGTTCCCGGACCGACCGGCCAAGACGTCGCGCCGGCGGGGGAGTGGAGCCCCCGCCGGCGCGATCGTGTTTCCACGAGGTCGTCGATGCGATGTCGCTATCCGGCAATGACCTCGCGGATGGCGTCGATGACGACATCGGGCCGATCCACGTGGATGTCGTGGCCGGTGTCGTCGACCGCGACGACGATGCCGCGCGTCGATTCGGCGGCGAACTCCCGATGACCATCGCTGATGGCCGCCAGGGTGACCTCGTGGTACTCCGGCGGCAGGCCCGCCAGGTATGGCAGCGGCGGCGACTCGAGCACGATGACCGGGAGCTCGCCGAAGATCGGGCCGGGCTCGTCCAGCAGCGCCGCGATTTCCTCGTCGCACTCCGCGAGGAGGAGATGCTCGGCGTCCTGGGCGGGGTCGAACATGACCTCGTCGAGGTATCGGCGCTCCTCCGCCACCTCCGGTGATTCGTCGGGTGACTCCGCGGGCAATGCGGCCCGTTGGGCGGTACTGAGACGCGGCGTGTGCGGGTCGACGAGCACGATTCCTGCGACCCGTTCCGCCGCCTGGGCCACCAGCCCGACGGCGGGAAGCGATCCGCGCGAATGCGCGACCACGACGACCGGCTCCTCCAATCGCGCACCATCGAGCAGTGCGATGAGGTCTGCCACCTGGTCCGCCGTGGTGCGGCTGGACTCGGGCGGCGGGTCGCTGCTCCCCACGCCCGCCCGGTCGTAGGCGCACAGGTGGTGACTCTCGGCGGCGAACTGACGGGCCATCGGCGCCCAGTACGACAACGGCGGCCCCTGACCGGCGATGAGCAGGACGGTGGGCTCGCCGGCGACCGCGTCGCCCCAGCATTCCATGTGGAGCGATCGGCCCCCGATGTCGACCTGCTCGGAGTAGGTGGTGGGCTCGCTCGGGGCTTCCCACGCGCCGGACGCGTCCGATGGTTCGGTCGTCCGTGACGCATCGCTTCCCGCGGAGCATCCTGCCCCGAGAAGTGCGATCACGACCGCGACCGAGGCGGCGCACCGAGTGCGTGCCTCCATGCGCTTCATGTTCCTCTGCTTGGATTGCGCCCGCAATCGGTGCGTCATCCCGCTCGCCGGCGTGCCTCCTGAGTCGGCGTGTGATGGTTCCGTGCGTGATGGGTTCCGGATGGCTCACACGAGCGAAGCCTCACATGAGGCGGCCTTCACACGAGTCCTCGCCCAGCCCGACCGGAACGGGCATCTCTCTTCCGAATCGGGTGGAAAGGTATCCGGCGGATACCTTTCCACCCGATTCGCGAGAGGACACCATGTCGCGCGTCCGGGCGCAGCTCCTCGAGGGTGTTGCCGGCTCAATCCCGCCGTGAGCAACGTCCTAGCCCTGCGCGAGTCGCAGGGCTTTCTCGGTGAAGTAGTTCACCTCCCCGTCGGCATCCTCGACGCCGAAGAGGAACTTGCCCGACGAAGTCGCCCGGACATCGACGACGGCGCCGCGTCCGCGCGGCGTGAGGACCTCGGCTCCCGGCGTGAAGATGGTTTCGCTCATACGTCAGATCATGCGGGAGAGGTCGGGCGTTCCGCCTCCCTCGGGAGACGGATGGGTTGTCCTCAGTCGGCACGGCCGGCGGCGGGCCGCGTGTACCGGGTGCCCGGCGGGAGCTTGTCGACGGCGGCGCGCAGCGTGGGGCGCGGCATCCGCTCGGCTTCGGCGTCGAGGAAGGCGATGAGGCGCTCGGGGTCGACGCCGCCGAGGTGCCGTAACGCGATGCCGACGGGCTTGGCGACGACGGGGTCGGGGTCGTCCATGAGCAGCGATGCGAGCCGGAGCAGGTCGTCGCGGGCGGCCGCGTCGCCGCGGCGGAGGAAGCCGAGCGGGGCGGTCATCGCCGTGCGGCGGCGCAACGGGTCGGGCGATGCGGCGAGCTCGAAGAGCGGGTCGCGAGGGCGCTCCAGCAGGTACTCGCCGATCACGCGGGGTGCGGCCCGGTCGACCATGTCCCACGTGTCGATCGCGTCGTGCCGCCGCAGGTAGAGCTCGTACCGGTCACGGCGCACGTCGTCGGGCGCACCGCGCACCGCGAAGTCC is a window encoding:
- a CDS encoding alpha/beta fold hydrolase, which translates into the protein MECWGDAVAGEPTVLLIAGQGPPLSYWAPMARQFAAESHHLCAYDRAGVGSSDPPPESSRTTADQVADLIALLDGARLEEPVVVVAHSRGSLPAVGLVAQAAERVAGIVLVDPHTPRLSTAQRAALPAESPDESPEVAEERRYLDEVMFDPAQDAEHLLLAECDEEIAALLDEPGPIFGELPVIVLESPPLPYLAGLPPEYHEVTLAAISDGHREFAAESTRGIVVAVDDTGHDIHVDRPDVVIDAIREVIAG
- a CDS encoding DNA alkylation repair protein, yielding MSATAADLLAELRAAARPEQYPQKHYRGGAAVLGVRMGKLFDITKRYAAMPVDELDRLLDEPEYEPRLAAFCVMDFAVRGAPDDVRRDRYELYLRRHDAIDTWDMVDRAAPRVIGEYLLERPRDPLFELAASPDPLRRRTAMTAPLGFLRRGDAAARDDLLRLASLLMDDPDPVVAKPVGIALRHLGGVDPERLIAFLDAEAERMPRPTLRAAVDKLPPGTRYTRPAAGRAD